The Rhodoferax ferrireducens T118 DNA segment GCAAGGTGGTGGGCTCGGCGCGCTCCCACAGCGCCTGGGTGACCGGGCGCTGCAGGAAGATGGACTGGCCCAGGTTGCCGTGCGACAGTTCCTTTAGCCAGTAGCCAAACTGCACCGGCAGTGGCTTGTCCAGGCCATATTCTTTTTGCACGCGGATAATGTCTTCAGCCGTCGCCTGGTCGCCCAGCAGCACCGTGATAGGGTCGCCCGATGCGGCGCGTGTGAGTACAAACACAATGACCGCCACGAGCGCCATGACCACCAGCATGCCCATGACGCGTGATAACAAATAGCGAGTCATGACGAACTTTCTTTGACCAAATACAACGAGGTACGCAACGGGCCCCGCCTCGCCGCCGGGCTGCCCCAAGGCGAAGCCACCCCCCGGGGGCAGCGCATTAAACGAAGTGAAGAACGTGGGGATCCATCTCTTTTCAATTCTTTAGGCCGGTGTTCCAGAAGAAGGGCCAGGTGGAAGGCACATAGCCCTGCAGTGCAGGCGACTTGGCCGACAGGCTGTTGAACTTACCCGCATTGACATATGGCACTTCGTCATAGATCACCTGTTGCACTGCACCCCACAAGGCGCCGCGCTTGGCGGGATTGGTTTCGTGGTTCAGCGCAGCCAATGCGGCCTGCTTGGCCGGTGAGCTCCACCAACCCGGCGCACCCTCGCCAAGTTGCGGCGGGGACAGCATGGGTTCGGGGAACTGGCCCGAATGCGTGATGTAAATGTCCCAAAGCCTGGAGTCGCCGCGGCGCTGCACCAGTGTGGCCCAGTCCACCACGTTCAAATCGGCCTTGAAGCCGGCGCGCTTGAGCTGCTCGGCCATGATCAGCGCCATGTTGTAGTGAAAGTCGTACTGGCGGCTGGTCAGGATACGGATGGTTTCGCCCTTGTACCCGGCTTGGACAGCCTGGCCTTTGGCCTTGACCGCATCACGTTCGTTGTAATTGGCTGCGCCGGCGTTTGAATAAAATGGCGTCCCTTTGGGGAAATGGTTGGGCTCAGCCGTGAAGAAACGCGTGTCGCCAAATCCGGCGGCCAGCATTTCGCCTTCGCCAAAGCTGGTTTGTACCGCTTTGCGCAAGGGCTGGGAGGCCATCACGCCTTCCTTTGTATTGAACACAAAGTACGGAAAACCAAAGGACGGCGTCAGGATGGGAACGGTCTTGCCGCCCGATTTTTCAAGGCGGCCCAGCGCTTCGGTGGGCAGCAGGTCGGCAAAGTGGTATTGCCCGGCCAGCGCGCCCTCAACGCGCGTGTTGGCATTGGGCACGGGGATGAAACGCAACTCATTGGCAATCGCGGTTTTCTTGCCGCCATAGCCACTGGGGGCCTCCTTGCGGGCAGAGTACTGGTCAAAGCGCGTCAGCAGCACATACTGGTCAGGGCGGCGCTCCTTGAATTTGTAGGGGCCGGTTCCGACGAACTCTTTCAGCGGCGTGGCAATCGATTCTTTGGCCATGATCGCGGCCATGCCGGAAGGCATGGCCAGCTGCGACAACAACGGCGCATAGGGTGCCTTGAGCGTGATCTCGATGTCATGGCCTGCATTGATGGACAGGTCTTCTACCTCCTTCGAAAGCGCCTTGCCGCGCGGCGACACCTCCATCCAGCGCTTGAGGCTGGCCACCACGTCTTCGGCGTTCAGCTCGCGGCCATTGTGCAGCTGCACACCCTTGCGCAGTGTGATGCTGTAGCGCTTGCCGTCGGCTGACACCTTGGGCAGGCCTTCCGCCAGCATGGGTACTATTTTCCAGCTCGCATCAAAGGTAAAGAGCGGCTCATACACATGCTGCATGATGGTGGCCACCAGATCCGTGGGGGATGCCATCGGGTCCAGCGTTTGCGGCTCGGCAATCATGGCCAGGTTGAGGGCGGATTTTGAAAGCGCTTGCGCCTGGGCGCCGATCGGCAACAAGGCCGTACCACCCACCACCAGCGCCAAAGCCACCGCCTTGCGACGGTTGATCCAGAATTTTTGCTGCATGCCGATCTCCTTAGAGGTGAAAGTATTTTTCAATTTTCGAAGAATATGCGACATTTTCTTTTGCAAAAATAGGTACAAACCCTAATACTTTAAAATGAAAATGAAAATATATTTCACGCTGATGGCCAAGCAGCATGATCCAAGGGTGTAGCGCTCTGTCGTGCGCACCAGTCTGGTGTCTACCTATCTGGGGTTTCACGGTCTGTCTTTTTTCACTCAACTAGGAGTTTTTCGCAATGTCCGCACTCGAATACTTTGGCAACCCCCCTGTCGCCTCTGACCACCAGCCCCGGCCGTTTTCGCCGGCCGTGCGCGCGGGCGACTTCGTTTATGTGTCGGGTCAGGTTCCGGGCGACGAAAAAGGTGAAATCGTGCAGGGCGGTATTGAAGTGCAGACGCGGCAGGTCATGAAAAACCTCTCTGCCGCTCTGGCGCTGGCCGGCTGCACGCTGGACGATGTCTGCAAAACCACGGTGTGGCTGCAGGACGCGCGCGATTTCGGCAGCTTCAACCGCGTCTACATGGGTTACTTCGGCGACAAAAAACCAGCGCGCTCCACCACCGAGGCGCGCCTGATGGTGGATGCACGGGTTGAGATTGATGTGGTGGCGTACAAGCCACGCGCTTAAGCTCAGCTCAATTCCATCGGGGAGCGGCGAGGTACCTACGGTGACGAGCGTTGGGGCACCGTCCTACCCTGGCCAGGGTAGTGTCGCGTTAGCCGATGACGCTGCCGATCCGGACTTCCTTGTGGCCCGGCGTGGTTCGTAGGTGCTGCGTGAAAATCGCTAATCAAAATTCCTTTCGCTCCGAGCGGGGTAGGTTAGGCCTTGTAACACGCCAATACCACTCGCATCGGGAGGGGGATAAAAAGCAGAGTGAACAATGAAATGAAGACATTCGATGTAGTTGCCCTTGGCGAAGCCATGGTGGAGTTCAATCAGACCACGGCCGGCCT contains these protein-coding regions:
- a CDS encoding RidA family protein, with translation MSALEYFGNPPVASDHQPRPFSPAVRAGDFVYVSGQVPGDEKGEIVQGGIEVQTRQVMKNLSAALALAGCTLDDVCKTTVWLQDARDFGSFNRVYMGYFGDKKPARSTTEARLMVDARVEIDVVAYKPRA
- a CDS encoding ABC transporter substrate-binding protein, whose translation is MQQKFWINRRKAVALALVVGGTALLPIGAQAQALSKSALNLAMIAEPQTLDPMASPTDLVATIMQHVYEPLFTFDASWKIVPMLAEGLPKVSADGKRYSITLRKGVQLHNGRELNAEDVVASLKRWMEVSPRGKALSKEVEDLSINAGHDIEITLKAPYAPLLSQLAMPSGMAAIMAKESIATPLKEFVGTGPYKFKERRPDQYVLLTRFDQYSARKEAPSGYGGKKTAIANELRFIPVPNANTRVEGALAGQYHFADLLPTEALGRLEKSGGKTVPILTPSFGFPYFVFNTKEGVMASQPLRKAVQTSFGEGEMLAAGFGDTRFFTAEPNHFPKGTPFYSNAGAANYNERDAVKAKGQAVQAGYKGETIRILTSRQYDFHYNMALIMAEQLKRAGFKADLNVVDWATLVQRRGDSRLWDIYITHSGQFPEPMLSPPQLGEGAPGWWSSPAKQAALAALNHETNPAKRGALWGAVQQVIYDEVPYVNAGKFNSLSAKSPALQGYVPSTWPFFWNTGLKN